A window from Acidobacteriota bacterium encodes these proteins:
- a CDS encoding DUF3800 domain-containing protein, which produces MASEYIIYADESVERGQYFSNFYGGVLVRSEHLAEVQSTLLDCKARLNLTGEVKWSKVSVAYEAKYVAFVDELFRLVAADRLKVRLMFRQNFHAPIGLSAEQRKNGYFLLYYQFLKHAFGLQYHWPTSSRRRIRFYLDRLPGTKEQRARFKGFIASLQANRYFRRAKLDLPADQIAEVRSHEHVILQGLDVVLGSIQFRLNRLHQAKPEGGKIRGAKTRAKERLYKHILKRIKEVSHPNFNPGITTRHEGDRANRWNHAYRHWLFTPQEFDLDYSRTRKGRKEDRKK; this is translated from the coding sequence ATGGCTTCTGAATACATCATTTATGCCGACGAATCAGTCGAGCGAGGCCAGTACTTCTCGAACTTCTACGGCGGAGTGTTGGTGCGGTCCGAGCATCTGGCAGAGGTTCAGAGCACCCTTCTAGATTGCAAGGCAAGACTAAATCTTACGGGCGAGGTCAAATGGTCTAAGGTGTCCGTCGCCTATGAGGCGAAATACGTGGCCTTCGTCGATGAACTATTTCGCCTTGTGGCTGCGGACAGGCTCAAGGTGCGCTTGATGTTTCGGCAAAACTTCCATGCCCCGATTGGTTTGTCGGCGGAGCAGCGAAAGAACGGCTATTTCCTTCTCTACTACCAGTTCTTGAAGCACGCCTTCGGTCTTCAGTACCACTGGCCCACAAGTTCTAGGCGCAGGATTCGTTTTTACCTGGATCGACTGCCTGGGACTAAGGAACAGCGAGCCCGATTCAAGGGATTCATCGCTAGCTTGCAGGCAAATCGCTACTTTCGTCGCGCCAAACTCGATTTGCCGGCGGATCAGATCGCTGAGGTGAGATCTCACGAACACGTCATCCTGCAAGGACTTGATGTTGTCTTGGGTTCGATCCAGTTCCGGTTGAACCGCCTGCATCAGGCTAAGCCTGAGGGAGGAAAGATTCGGGGCGCGAAGACGCGAGCCAAAGAGAGGCTCTACAAGCACATCTTGAAGAGAATCAAGGAAGTTTCCCACCCAAACTTCAATCCGGGAATCACTACTCGACACGAGGGAGATCGAGCCAACCGTTGGAACCACGCCTACCGCCACTGGCTCTTTACGCCGCAAGAATTCGACCTGGACTACTCTCGGACCCGAAAGGGGAGGAAGGAAGATCGGAAGAAATAA
- a CDS encoding M20/M25/M40 family metallo-hydrolase — MQRTRTFALAAVTLAAFGLAGPALLAHGGHEPVDLETVSSIRDEGLKRSQVMDIAAHLTDVIGPRLTGTPALEEANEWTRQWLEDAGLERAEIVGFPWFGEGWEFERSEVRIVSPFVVPVSAIPEAWTPGTDGTVRGKAMRLKVESAKDLEDHEGKLAGVILFLDEARAPEEPEGGPFRRYTGEQLDELACYDLEGRRRGGNWRERARKRWEAGEELRKRLLDEGVVATVELSSRNHGIVRVMGGGSRGASDRNRGIPSLVMAAEHYHRILRLMEEGTELELEIDIEAKFLEGVDESFNTYAEIPGSDLADQVVLAGAHLDSWHAGTGATDNAAGVAVVMEAVRILRALDVKPRRTVRVALWTGEEQGLFGSRAYVKKRLATRPEPTDEEQLALPSFLRDTTWPIQPKADHAKFSAYFNLDNGAGKIRGIYAQDNAAVKPIFEAWLEPFADLGATTVTGRSTGGTDHLAFDAVGLPGFQFIQDGLDYWSRTHHTELDTFDHLHEADLKQASVVLASFLYHAAMREELLPRKAMPQKPPEKKKRSGGRDGALRP; from the coding sequence ATGCAGCGCACTCGGACCTTCGCCCTCGCGGCGGTCACCCTCGCGGCTTTCGGCCTCGCCGGCCCAGCCCTTCTCGCCCACGGAGGGCACGAACCGGTGGATTTGGAGACGGTGTCCAGCATCCGCGACGAGGGCCTCAAGCGCTCGCAGGTGATGGATATTGCCGCCCACCTGACGGACGTCATCGGGCCGCGGCTGACCGGTACGCCGGCCCTGGAGGAAGCCAACGAGTGGACCCGCCAATGGCTGGAGGACGCGGGCCTCGAACGGGCGGAGATCGTGGGCTTCCCGTGGTTCGGCGAAGGCTGGGAATTCGAGCGTTCGGAGGTGCGCATCGTCAGCCCCTTCGTGGTGCCCGTGTCCGCGATTCCCGAGGCCTGGACGCCGGGCACCGACGGCACGGTGCGGGGCAAGGCGATGCGCCTGAAAGTCGAATCGGCGAAGGATCTGGAAGACCACGAAGGAAAACTCGCAGGCGTCATCCTGTTCCTCGACGAGGCGCGAGCGCCGGAGGAGCCGGAGGGCGGTCCCTTCCGCCGCTACACGGGAGAGCAGCTCGATGAGTTGGCCTGCTATGACCTGGAGGGCCGTCGCCGCGGCGGCAACTGGCGGGAGCGGGCTCGCAAACGCTGGGAGGCCGGCGAGGAGCTGAGAAAGCGGCTCCTCGACGAGGGCGTGGTGGCGACGGTCGAGCTGTCCAGCCGCAACCACGGCATCGTGCGGGTGATGGGCGGCGGCTCCCGCGGCGCCTCGGACCGCAACCGGGGCATACCCTCGCTGGTCATGGCGGCGGAGCACTACCACCGCATTCTGCGCCTGATGGAGGAAGGCACCGAACTGGAGCTGGAGATCGACATCGAGGCGAAGTTCCTCGAAGGGGTCGACGAATCCTTCAACACCTACGCGGAGATTCCCGGCAGCGACCTCGCCGACCAGGTGGTGCTCGCCGGCGCCCACCTCGACTCCTGGCACGCCGGCACCGGCGCGACGGACAACGCCGCCGGCGTGGCGGTGGTGATGGAGGCGGTGCGCATTCTGAGAGCCCTCGACGTCAAGCCCCGCCGCACCGTGCGGGTGGCCCTGTGGACCGGCGAAGAGCAGGGCCTCTTCGGCTCCCGCGCCTACGTCAAGAAAAGACTGGCGACCCGCCCGGAGCCCACCGATGAAGAGCAGCTCGCTCTGCCCAGCTTCCTGCGCGACACCACCTGGCCGATCCAGCCGAAGGCGGACCACGCCAAATTCTCGGCCTACTTCAACCTGGACAACGGCGCCGGCAAGATCCGCGGCATCTACGCCCAGGACAACGCGGCGGTCAAGCCGATCTTCGAAGCCTGGCTCGAACCCTTCGCCGACCTGGGCGCCACCACCGTCACCGGCCGTTCGACCGGCGGCACCGATCACCTGGCCTTCGACGCGGTAGGCTTACCGGGCTTCCAGTTCATCCAGGACGGGCTCGACTACTGGAGCCGCACCCACCATACCGAGCTGGATACCTTCGATCATCTGCACGAAGCGGACTTGAAGCAGGCATCGGTGGTGCTGGCGTCGTTCCTCTACCACGCCGCCATGCGCGAAGAGCTACTGCCGCGGAAAGCCATGCCCCAGAAGCCGCCGGAGAAGAAGAAGCGCAGTGGGGGAAGGGATGGGGCGCTCAGACCTTGA
- a CDS encoding neutral zinc metallopeptidase, producing the protein MRWRGQRQSRNVEDRRGMRGGRGVSLGRGGAGIGCGGLVILLLLAYLTGTNPLELLDATGGSGQVIPQARTVETGPAGGPPQDELGQFASTVLASTEDTWVRVFDRMGRRYELPRMVLFSGSVASACGFASSAVGPFYCPADSKIYLDLSFFDQLARRFGAPGDFAQAYVIAHEVGHHVQNQLGISSRVRQMQQRVPKADANALSVRLELQADCLAGVWGNYARDLLEAGDIEEGLTAAAAIGDDQMQRRAGGYVRPESWTHGSSEQRVQWLRQGLRTGDPSSCDTFEGQL; encoded by the coding sequence ATGCGCTGGAGAGGGCAGAGACAGAGCAGGAATGTGGAAGATCGTCGCGGTATGCGGGGCGGTCGCGGAGTCAGCCTCGGCCGCGGCGGTGCCGGCATCGGTTGCGGCGGGTTGGTGATCCTGCTGCTGCTGGCCTACCTCACCGGCACGAATCCCCTGGAGCTGCTCGACGCGACGGGGGGTAGCGGTCAGGTCATTCCGCAGGCCCGAACGGTGGAAACGGGTCCCGCCGGAGGGCCTCCGCAGGACGAACTCGGCCAGTTCGCTTCGACCGTGCTGGCGAGCACCGAAGACACCTGGGTACGGGTGTTCGATCGTATGGGCCGGCGCTACGAGCTGCCCCGCATGGTGTTGTTCTCCGGCTCTGTTGCCTCCGCCTGCGGCTTCGCCTCGTCGGCGGTCGGTCCCTTCTACTGCCCGGCGGACAGCAAGATCTACCTCGATCTCTCCTTTTTCGATCAACTCGCCCGGCGATTCGGCGCCCCCGGCGACTTCGCCCAGGCCTATGTGATCGCCCACGAGGTGGGCCATCACGTGCAGAACCAGCTCGGTATCTCCTCCCGGGTGCGCCAGATGCAGCAGCGGGTGCCGAAGGCCGACGCCAACGCCCTGTCCGTGCGCCTGGAGCTGCAGGCGGACTGTTTGGCCGGGGTGTGGGGCAATTACGCCCGCGACCTGCTCGAGGCCGGCGACATCGAAGAAGGCCTCACCGCCGCCGCCGCCATCGGTGACGACCAGATGCAGCGCCGCGCCGGCGGCTATGTCCGCCCGGAGTCCTGGACCCACGGCTCCTCGGAGCAGCGCGTCCAGTGGCTACGCCAAGGCCTGCGGACCGGCGATCCGTCGAGCTGCGACACCTTTGAAGGACAGCTCTAG
- a CDS encoding FG-GAP-like repeat-containing protein: protein MIPLRLRWVAALPLMLLAACGPNTPVPPTSAFVQAMNEGKAYLENKDSTKALEAFGRAVAEAPRSAPALRNRARAELLARQHDVALVTLQEAEKLDPDSAATAYLTGITLVRETRFEEALPRLEEAVRIDPEQAPLRFQLANVYQALERHDEAVGQLREAVRIDPLHASAHFKLATYARQNGDREEAMARQREFLRLRELQGEEARSAEALEISSYTRPEAAPAQESASTEAPVLAFTDRTGEWFPDLGDRASEIRSAAIVEVNAEGRASLLTVDDDGGLDLWQPEGAAYRRAELPSAIPAFELVVGNFHDAVPEDEPYDPKVHAHNDVLLLTAAGPRLLLATGANAFEDVTGDSGLAGLEVESAAWVDFDHDGDLDLLLAAGERGQRLFQNGGDLTFTDMTDAVGLPKTEPQAAVAAVDLNGDVAVDLIVAHPSEGTAVYDNQRAGSFAERPDPPGFWPPARRILIDDFDNDTRPDALLLSVDSATLVEATERANLGLGTTQAAAAIDADNDGWLDLATVTEDGSLRLWRNGGEAGWSPWPGGEALAVGLTHPSDLIAADLDGDGDSDLLASGMNGLRALSNESADLGRQIKLRLIGTKTNPGGIGTHIEVRAGDLRVVREVSGPVVELGVGDAERLDSVQTLWTNGVVDNQVDVAVADSPFIIDEKNVATGSCPFLYAWDESEEGAGYRFITDLLGNSPLGLSYERGKVLPADPDEYVWIGSLTPRAGAYELAATSEFRELFYFDYARLEAIDHPPGVEVHPTDKLMPPPFPKSEVWALSGRRPLRQATAADGTDRTAVLAELDGDFMDPGVLRPPPYRGLVFEQSTVLDFGEIETDRRWVLALTGWLQYGDASTNIAISQNSEVHAVAPHLEAEVNGRWQPVDVVVGVPAGKTKTLLVDLAGQLPAGSERLRLSTTLEIRWDRAALFERFDGAVTSHGAEPETAHLYGRGFSDLRSRAANHPTTPDWRQVAEKPPWRGTPQGWVTRYGEVVELLTERDGQMAILNAGDAVTLRFDTAAFPSPAEGQERTFFFYSVGWDKDSDHNVLDGDRVEPLPAEANLDGPWRLEYNTRWVAADHFTDGRSD from the coding sequence GTGATCCCCCTTCGCCTGCGATGGGTCGCGGCCCTGCCGCTCATGCTGCTCGCGGCCTGCGGACCGAATACCCCGGTACCGCCGACCTCGGCCTTTGTGCAGGCGATGAACGAAGGCAAGGCATACCTCGAGAACAAGGATTCGACGAAGGCTTTGGAAGCCTTCGGCCGCGCCGTGGCAGAAGCACCGCGCTCGGCTCCGGCGCTGCGCAACCGGGCGCGGGCGGAACTTCTCGCGCGGCAGCACGACGTCGCCCTCGTCACCCTCCAGGAAGCCGAGAAACTCGATCCGGACTCCGCCGCTACGGCCTATCTCACGGGCATCACCCTGGTACGCGAAACGCGTTTCGAGGAAGCCCTGCCGCGGCTCGAAGAAGCGGTGCGCATCGACCCGGAGCAGGCGCCCCTCCGCTTCCAGCTCGCCAACGTCTACCAGGCCTTGGAGCGCCACGACGAAGCGGTGGGGCAGCTTCGCGAGGCGGTGCGCATCGACCCGCTCCATGCCAGCGCCCACTTCAAGCTCGCCACCTACGCCCGCCAGAACGGCGACCGGGAAGAGGCGATGGCGCGGCAGCGGGAGTTTCTGCGCCTGCGCGAGCTGCAGGGCGAAGAGGCGCGCTCGGCGGAAGCGCTGGAGATCTCCAGCTACACCCGGCCGGAGGCCGCACCAGCGCAAGAGTCCGCATCGACGGAGGCGCCGGTCCTCGCCTTCACCGACCGCACCGGCGAGTGGTTTCCGGACCTCGGAGACAGGGCTTCCGAGATTCGCTCCGCCGCCATCGTCGAAGTCAACGCTGAAGGGCGAGCCTCTCTCCTGACGGTGGACGACGACGGTGGGCTCGATCTCTGGCAACCGGAGGGCGCGGCATATCGCCGGGCGGAACTCCCCTCCGCAATTCCCGCCTTCGAGTTGGTGGTCGGCAACTTCCACGATGCGGTGCCCGAGGACGAGCCCTACGACCCGAAGGTTCATGCGCACAACGATGTACTGCTCCTGACGGCGGCCGGTCCTCGCCTGCTCCTCGCCACCGGAGCCAACGCTTTCGAAGATGTCACCGGGGACTCCGGCCTCGCCGGACTGGAAGTGGAGAGCGCCGCCTGGGTCGACTTCGACCACGACGGCGACCTCGACCTGCTCCTCGCCGCCGGCGAGCGAGGACAGCGCCTCTTCCAGAACGGCGGCGACCTCACCTTCACGGACATGACCGACGCCGTCGGCCTGCCGAAGACGGAACCGCAGGCGGCCGTAGCGGCGGTGGACCTGAACGGTGACGTGGCGGTGGATCTGATCGTCGCGCACCCTTCAGAGGGCACGGCGGTGTACGACAACCAGCGCGCCGGCTCCTTTGCCGAACGCCCGGACCCGCCGGGATTCTGGCCCCCGGCACGGCGGATCCTGATCGACGACTTCGACAACGACACTCGTCCGGACGCCCTGCTGCTCAGCGTCGATTCCGCCACCCTCGTCGAGGCCACCGAGCGCGCCAACTTGGGCCTCGGCACCACCCAAGCGGCCGCCGCCATCGACGCCGACAACGACGGCTGGCTCGACCTGGCGACGGTGACCGAAGACGGCTCTCTCCGCCTGTGGCGCAACGGCGGCGAGGCCGGCTGGTCCCCCTGGCCGGGCGGCGAAGCGCTGGCCGTTGGCCTCACCCACCCCAGCGACCTCATCGCCGCCGACCTCGATGGCGACGGCGACTCGGACCTCCTCGCCAGCGGCATGAACGGCCTGCGCGCCCTGTCCAACGAGAGCGCAGATCTCGGCCGACAGATCAAGCTGCGCTTGATCGGCACCAAGACCAACCCCGGCGGCATCGGCACCCACATCGAAGTGCGCGCCGGTGACCTGCGAGTCGTGCGAGAGGTGTCCGGTCCGGTGGTGGAATTGGGCGTCGGCGACGCCGAGCGCCTGGACAGCGTGCAGACCCTGTGGACCAACGGCGTGGTGGACAACCAAGTGGACGTGGCGGTGGCCGACTCGCCCTTCATCATCGACGAGAAGAACGTCGCCACCGGCTCGTGTCCGTTCCTCTACGCCTGGGACGAGTCGGAAGAAGGAGCCGGCTACCGTTTCATCACGGACCTCCTCGGCAATAGCCCCCTTGGCCTGTCCTACGAGCGCGGCAAGGTGCTGCCGGCGGATCCGGACGAGTACGTCTGGATCGGCAGCCTCACCCCCAGGGCAGGTGCCTATGAGCTGGCCGCCACCAGCGAGTTCCGGGAGCTGTTCTACTTCGACTATGCCCGGCTAGAGGCGATCGACCACCCGCCGGGAGTCGAGGTCCACCCCACCGACAAACTCATGCCGCCGCCGTTCCCGAAGTCCGAGGTGTGGGCCCTCTCTGGCCGGCGTCCGCTGCGACAGGCGACCGCCGCGGACGGCACGGACCGCACCGCCGTTCTCGCCGAGTTGGATGGTGACTTCATGGATCCCGGCGTGCTCCGGCCGCCGCCCTACCGCGGCCTGGTCTTCGAGCAGTCGACGGTCCTGGACTTCGGCGAGATCGAGACCGACCGACGGTGGGTGCTCGCCCTCACCGGTTGGCTGCAGTACGGCGACGCCAGCACCAATATCGCCATCTCCCAGAACTCCGAGGTCCACGCCGTCGCACCGCACCTCGAAGCGGAGGTGAACGGCCGCTGGCAGCCGGTCGACGTGGTGGTGGGCGTGCCCGCCGGCAAGACCAAGACCCTGCTGGTGGACCTTGCCGGCCAGCTGCCCGCCGGCAGCGAGCGCCTGCGCCTGTCCACCACCCTGGAGATCCGCTGGGACCGCGCCGCCCTCTTCGAGCGCTTCGATGGCGCGGTGACGAGCCACGGCGCGGAGCCGGAGACGGCCCATCTCTACGGCCGCGGTTTCTCGGACCTGCGCTCCCGAGCCGCAAACCACCCGACCACCCCCGACTGGCGGCAGGTCGCCGAAAAACCGCCCTGGCGCGGCACACCCCAGGGCTGGGTGACCCGCTACGGCGAAGTGGTGGAGCTCCTCACCGAGCGCGACGGGCAGATGGCGATCTTGAACGCCGGCGACGCCGTCACCCTCCGCTTCGACACGGCCGCCTTCCCGTCGCCGGCGGAGGGGCAGGAGCGAACCTTCTTCTTCTATTCGGTGGGGTGGGACAAGGACTCCGACCACAACGTCTTGGACGGCGACCGGGTCGAGCCGCTGCCCGCCGAGGCGAACCTCGACGGGCCGTGGCGGCTCGAGTACAACACTCGCTGGGTGGCAGCGGATCACTTCACGGATGGGAGGTCCGACTAA
- a CDS encoding HIT family protein, with protein sequence METAHEPTIFDKILSREIPSHGVYEDDQVYAFLDIGPLSDGHTLVIPKERKAHLHELSDEAAAAIGRVLPRLCRAVMAATGATAYNVLQNNGAEAHQAVFHVHFHIIPKIGRRGLGVGWQAGELDPARARELVGKIRSALESA encoded by the coding sequence ATGGAAACCGCCCACGAGCCCACGATCTTCGACAAAATCCTCTCCCGCGAGATCCCCTCCCACGGCGTCTACGAGGACGATCAAGTCTACGCCTTTCTGGACATTGGCCCCCTCTCCGATGGCCACACGCTGGTCATCCCCAAGGAGCGCAAAGCGCATCTGCACGAGCTGTCGGACGAAGCCGCGGCGGCGATCGGAAGGGTGCTTCCCCGCCTCTGCCGAGCGGTGATGGCGGCCACCGGCGCCACCGCCTACAACGTTTTGCAGAACAACGGCGCCGAGGCCCACCAGGCGGTTTTCCATGTCCACTTCCACATCATTCCGAAGATCGGAAGGCGCGGCCTCGGCGTGGGTTGGCAGGCCGGCGAGCTGGATCCGGCCCGCGCCCGCGAGCTGGTGGGGAAGATCCGTTCTGCCCTGGAGTCGGCGTGA